Proteins co-encoded in one Bremerella cremea genomic window:
- a CDS encoding Glu/Leu/Phe/Val family dehydrogenase produces MNAPSQPSVFAGAISRLDKAFLYADIDAEALERLKHPKQILQVSIPVRMDDGSLRVFTGYRVRHDDTRGPTKGGLRYSPHVDLEEVKALAFWMTFKCAVMNIPYGGAKGGICVNAKELSRLELERLSRGFVEQIADFIGPETDIPAPDMYTNPMIMGWMMDEYSKINRRRTPAVITGKPIPLGGSQGRDEATGRGAYYCIKELAKKRDWDPTQIQVAIQGFGNAGQSIARLLHADGYRVVAVSDSQGGIYKADGFDVPSLIQNKNQSRRLQAVYCSGSVCEAIQAKTITNEELLQLDVDLLIPAALEEVITAHNAANIKADVIVEVANGPITSEADEILHEKKILIVPDILANAGGVTVSYFEWVQNLQGFYWPLDEVQHRLCEMMCREFAHIYDWMIEKKIDMRTAAYAVALSRIGEAISSLGTARYFSDNDS; encoded by the coding sequence ATGAATGCCCCATCCCAACCAAGCGTCTTTGCTGGTGCCATCTCTCGGCTTGATAAAGCTTTCCTTTACGCCGATATCGACGCCGAGGCTCTCGAACGTCTAAAACACCCTAAACAAATCTTACAAGTCTCGATTCCCGTGCGGATGGACGATGGTTCGTTGCGTGTCTTTACCGGCTACCGCGTTCGCCATGACGACACCCGCGGGCCAACCAAGGGAGGGCTACGTTACTCCCCTCACGTCGATCTCGAAGAAGTCAAAGCATTGGCGTTTTGGATGACGTTCAAGTGTGCCGTGATGAACATTCCCTACGGCGGCGCCAAAGGAGGCATCTGCGTTAACGCCAAAGAGCTTTCACGCTTGGAACTCGAACGACTCTCACGCGGGTTCGTCGAACAGATCGCCGATTTTATTGGACCTGAAACCGACATCCCTGCCCCAGACATGTACACCAACCCGATGATCATGGGTTGGATGATGGACGAGTACTCGAAAATCAATCGGCGTCGCACACCTGCGGTCATTACCGGCAAACCAATTCCCCTCGGCGGAAGCCAAGGCCGCGACGAAGCCACTGGGCGGGGTGCTTACTACTGCATCAAAGAACTGGCCAAAAAGCGGGACTGGGACCCCACGCAAATTCAAGTCGCGATCCAAGGCTTTGGCAACGCAGGCCAAAGTATCGCTCGCCTCTTACATGCCGATGGCTACCGAGTCGTGGCCGTCAGCGATTCGCAAGGAGGGATTTACAAAGCCGATGGATTCGACGTGCCGAGCTTGATTCAAAACAAGAATCAATCCCGCCGGCTCCAAGCCGTCTACTGTAGTGGTTCGGTTTGCGAGGCGATCCAGGCCAAGACAATCACCAACGAAGAACTCTTGCAACTGGATGTCGACCTCCTGATTCCGGCTGCCCTGGAAGAAGTGATCACCGCCCACAACGCGGCCAACATCAAGGCCGACGTGATCGTGGAAGTCGCCAACGGCCCCATCACCAGCGAAGCAGATGAAATCTTGCACGAGAAAAAGATCTTGATCGTTCCCGATATCCTAGCCAACGCCGGGGGCGTCACGGTTAGCTACTTCGAGTGGGTGCAGAACCTACAGGGTTTCTATTGGCCTCTTGACGAGGTGCAGCATCGACTTTGCGAGATGATGTGCCGCGAGTTCGCGCATATCTACGACTGGATGATCGAAAAGAAGATCGATATGCGCACGGCAGCCTATGCCGTGGCCCTTTCCCGCATCGGCGAAGCGATCTCTTCGCTGGGAACGGCGCGGTACTTTTCCGACAACGATTCGTAA
- a CDS encoding non-canonical purine NTP pyrophosphatase yields the protein MARPWTECQELIVATSNPHKVRELSSLLIPLRIPVLALPSDMTFAPIVEDGTTLAENARKKAIGYASQLQRWVLADDTGLEVDALGGAPGVHSARYAGENATAAMNLARLIEHMQDIPEEARAARFVCHLCLADPSGNLLLETRGICPGKILEQPLGSAGFGYDSLFQVAGLQQTLAQLSEDQTAVVGHRGHAARSLVEAWHA from the coding sequence ATGGCACGTCCCTGGACCGAATGCCAAGAATTGATCGTGGCAACCTCGAACCCGCACAAGGTGCGCGAGCTGAGCTCGCTGCTGATCCCGCTTCGCATCCCGGTGCTGGCATTACCATCCGATATGACGTTCGCCCCGATTGTCGAAGATGGTACCACCTTGGCCGAGAACGCTCGCAAGAAAGCGATTGGCTATGCTAGTCAACTGCAACGCTGGGTCCTGGCGGACGATACCGGGCTGGAAGTCGACGCCCTGGGAGGTGCCCCTGGCGTCCATTCGGCCCGCTACGCCGGCGAAAACGCCACTGCAGCAATGAACCTGGCTCGGCTGATCGAGCACATGCAAGATATTCCTGAAGAAGCCCGGGCGGCTCGTTTTGTCTGCCACTTATGCCTGGCCGATCCATCCGGCAACCTTCTGTTGGAAACCCGTGGGATCTGCCCCGGTAAGATCTTAGAGCAACCACTCGGATCGGCTGGCTTTGGTTACGACAGCTTGTTTCAAGTTGCCGGCCTGCAGCAAACCTTGGCCCAACTTAGCGAAGACCAAACAGCGGTGGTCGGCCATCGTGGCCATGCGGCCCGCTCTCTGGTAGAAGCTTGGCATGCATGA
- a CDS encoding BatD family protein — MKPRTLMTALVALVAVAIGSVATSAHAADLQAALSSREAYVGAPIMLHLEVANASSHDEPTIPEVRGLDIQAAGPPSRSTQTTIINGRRSSRTSATYTWRITPRQAGSFEIPPIDLQVDGQVRSTRPLRFVATKSETGDLVFAEVTGQQTEIYVGQPLTLTLNLWIKPYHNNEFDLTLSEENMWQMISEHTNWGAFTERMTELAENRQRPGGKEVLRADSQGDERAYYLYQIEATIYPKRPGQIEVDDLQIVVDYPTRLGKSRDPFGSMFDDDFFGGMSPFADRDFSPFRRNTLSVTASRPVVAEATVAPIEVKPVPTAGRPADYRGTVGQYQIVTQALPTDVKAGDPITLHIGIRGDGPMELVQAPPLAALPQLTADFKVANEPLAGLVEGDTKLFTTTIRPRREGITEIPAIPLTFFDPAKEEFVTVKSEPISIHVSKAERLALDSIVGNANPQDRATNPEASASPTLDLQNYTSNDALVTASSQANWPWALVIVLPPLAVAAAWLMKNHGHLVSPSGSPLQQRIRAARHSLQAADSTAEVASVANGFAAEVRGSAPSAQLNQLVNLCDQAAYSGSSDQQLSTLKSQATDLLDQMAQAATQSAPRSSAPRFGRRQMIATACLVLAVLAVAVPVASHFAGQGKNEDALAQAPAEPQPAMPKLSDQQMSVILAEANEAYQAGQKASAEDAAAAKEDFAKAVTKYGQLVENGVQNTNLYTNLANAQLQLGATGKAIANYERALNHDASNWQARNNLSIARTSLNGGMNEPQTATSLGSVLSQTAQKLQAMTPPLVTTTVCVTLWLALCLVLLGSLVHPGRYWKTASISLACLLLVGVGVANLERLTTADEPGAIVASQTAVLREAPGDQFPAIGNETLKEGESLDVLKVDGNWVQIQTPDGATGWVANPDVELL; from the coding sequence ATGAAACCTCGAACCCTAATGACCGCCCTGGTTGCTCTCGTCGCCGTCGCGATCGGCTCGGTGGCCACGTCAGCTCATGCCGCAGACCTGCAAGCTGCTTTGTCGTCGCGTGAAGCGTACGTCGGAGCGCCGATCATGCTGCACCTGGAAGTCGCCAACGCGTCGTCGCACGACGAGCCGACGATTCCCGAGGTTCGCGGTCTCGACATTCAAGCCGCCGGTCCACCTAGCCGCAGCACGCAAACGACCATCATCAACGGTCGTCGCTCCAGCCGCACATCCGCCACTTACACGTGGCGGATTACGCCTCGGCAAGCAGGTTCCTTCGAGATTCCTCCGATCGATCTCCAAGTGGATGGGCAAGTTCGCTCGACACGTCCCTTGCGTTTCGTTGCTACCAAAAGCGAAACAGGAGACTTAGTGTTCGCCGAAGTCACCGGCCAACAAACAGAGATCTACGTCGGCCAGCCGTTAACGCTCACCTTGAACTTGTGGATCAAGCCCTATCATAACAACGAGTTCGACTTGACGTTGTCGGAAGAAAATATGTGGCAGATGATCTCCGAGCATACCAATTGGGGTGCTTTCACCGAACGCATGACCGAACTCGCCGAGAACCGCCAACGTCCTGGCGGCAAGGAAGTGCTACGGGCAGATTCTCAAGGGGACGAACGTGCCTACTACTTGTACCAAATCGAAGCGACCATCTACCCGAAACGGCCTGGACAGATCGAAGTGGATGACCTTCAAATCGTGGTCGATTACCCGACTCGCTTGGGCAAATCACGCGATCCGTTCGGTTCGATGTTCGACGATGACTTCTTCGGTGGCATGTCTCCCTTTGCGGATCGCGACTTCTCGCCGTTCCGCCGGAACACGCTGTCGGTGACGGCCAGTCGTCCGGTGGTTGCCGAAGCGACCGTTGCTCCGATTGAAGTTAAGCCCGTCCCAACCGCCGGTCGGCCTGCCGACTATCGCGGAACCGTGGGACAATATCAAATCGTGACCCAGGCGTTGCCAACCGATGTCAAAGCTGGGGATCCGATCACCTTGCACATTGGTATCCGCGGCGATGGCCCGATGGAACTGGTCCAAGCTCCGCCGTTGGCTGCCTTGCCGCAACTGACCGCAGACTTCAAAGTGGCCAACGAACCCTTGGCTGGCCTGGTGGAAGGGGATACGAAGCTGTTCACCACCACCATTCGTCCGCGTCGGGAAGGAATCACCGAGATTCCAGCCATTCCGCTCACCTTTTTCGATCCCGCGAAGGAAGAGTTCGTCACCGTGAAGAGCGAACCGATTTCCATCCACGTCAGCAAAGCCGAGCGTTTGGCGCTCGACTCGATCGTGGGCAATGCCAATCCACAAGATCGTGCAACAAACCCTGAAGCGTCCGCTTCCCCCACGCTCGATCTGCAAAACTACACCAGCAACGACGCCTTGGTCACCGCCAGCTCGCAAGCCAATTGGCCCTGGGCTTTGGTGATCGTGTTGCCCCCCCTGGCAGTGGCGGCTGCTTGGCTGATGAAAAACCACGGGCACCTCGTCTCGCCAAGCGGTAGCCCGCTGCAACAGCGAATCCGTGCGGCTCGTCACTCGCTGCAAGCTGCCGACTCCACGGCAGAAGTTGCCTCGGTCGCCAACGGCTTCGCCGCCGAGGTTCGAGGGTCCGCTCCGTCAGCACAGCTCAACCAGTTGGTGAATCTGTGCGATCAAGCCGCCTACAGCGGTTCAAGCGATCAACAGTTGTCCACGCTGAAAAGCCAGGCCACGGACTTGCTCGATCAGATGGCCCAGGCCGCAACGCAAAGTGCCCCGCGATCGTCGGCACCTCGTTTTGGTCGCCGCCAAATGATTGCTACCGCCTGCTTGGTGTTGGCAGTCCTGGCCGTTGCCGTGCCGGTTGCCAGCCACTTCGCAGGACAAGGCAAAAATGAAGACGCCTTGGCCCAAGCCCCGGCAGAGCCACAACCGGCAATGCCGAAACTGAGCGATCAGCAAATGAGTGTCATCTTGGCCGAAGCAAACGAAGCCTACCAAGCAGGCCAGAAAGCATCCGCCGAAGATGCTGCGGCCGCCAAGGAAGACTTCGCCAAAGCGGTGACTAAGTATGGTCAGCTGGTCGAAAACGGTGTGCAAAACACGAACCTGTACACGAACCTGGCCAATGCTCAGCTTCAACTCGGAGCCACCGGCAAAGCGATTGCCAACTACGAACGCGCGTTGAATCACGACGCCTCGAACTGGCAAGCTCGCAACAACCTGTCGATCGCTCGTACCTCGCTTAACGGCGGTATGAACGAACCCCAAACGGCAACTTCGCTTGGTAGCGTGCTAAGCCAAACGGCCCAAAAGCTGCAAGCGATGACGCCTCCACTGGTGACCACAACCGTGTGCGTGACCCTGTGGCTGGCCTTGTGCTTGGTGCTGCTGGGTTCGCTGGTCCATCCTGGCCGCTACTGGAAAACAGCCTCGATTTCGCTGGCTTGTTTACTGCTGGTCGGCGTTGGGGTGGCAAACCTGGAACGCTTGACGACCGCCGACGAACCAGGAGCGATTGTTGCCAGTCAAACGGCTGTGCTCCGTGAAGCCCCCGGCGATCAGTTCCCAGCAATCGGCAACGAGACGCTTAAGGAAGGGGAATCGCTCGATGTGCTGAAGGTCGACGGCAACTGGGTGCAAATCCAGACTCCTGACGGAGCAACCGGGTGGGTGGCGAACCCAGACGTGGAGCTTTTGTAA
- a CDS encoding U32 family peptidase, which yields MGDSSAAAIATRPELLAPAGDWDCARAAIANGADAIYFGLETGFNARARAKNFSLDDLPQLMEMLHWHGVRGYTTVNTLTFSDELTTIEPIIRRIAEAGTDAVLVQDLGLVDLIRRTAPDLPIHASTQMTMTSAECIAEIEDLGIERVVLARELSVNEISKIHENTTMPLEAFVHGALCVAYSGQCLTSESLGGRSANRGQCAQACRLPYELICDGTDIDLGDQKYLLSPQDLAAYALVPELLAAGVVSLKIEGRLKTPEYVANITRHYRQAIDSALAGKPVTFTPRQVEEMELSFSRGFSPGWLQGCDHKMLVPATSSAKRGVLVAEVVAIDDRRKRVKLELFGRLKAGDGIVFQGDRAAGKEQGGRVFTVSQKGRRVTGEVASGVVEVDFPRGSVDFQFLQPGLQVWKSDDPALTRELRKSFSGELHGRDLPLTIEASARVGQPLRIVVNCETLGTFSLQTEQPLEEARKHPLSEASLQEQLARLGGSGYILSQLSAKIAGNPMVPLSILGKLRKEMVAQLDEARHTMAKRGREITGDLVLGPLRADVEPARVEPTEPQLIVLTRSLHQLEAVLATGMKTVYADFQDIREYKQAVPLAREAGAQTWLVTPRIQKPGEMGIFKAMAKHAPDGIVTRNLSGLKFFTQLGLPCVADFSFNAANELTVDSLRQRGAIRVTPSYDLNRDQLLVMAENCAAHLLEPVIHQHMPMFHMEHCVFCSVLSPGTNKTNCGRPCDEHEVKLRDRVGAEHPLKADVGCRNTLFNKTPQSGAEIVQPLIELGVRNFRVELLNDDPPHEIARVIDLYRDLLAGRVTGEEVWSKLSALNRVGVTRGTLEHDRDPLAII from the coding sequence ATGGGCGATTCTTCTGCTGCTGCGATAGCGACACGACCGGAACTTTTGGCTCCGGCAGGGGACTGGGATTGTGCCCGGGCCGCAATTGCCAACGGGGCAGACGCGATCTACTTCGGTCTCGAAACCGGCTTCAATGCCCGGGCCAGGGCGAAGAACTTCTCGCTCGACGACCTTCCCCAGTTGATGGAGATGCTCCACTGGCATGGCGTCCGCGGTTATACCACCGTCAACACGCTAACCTTCTCGGACGAACTAACCACCATCGAGCCCATCATCCGCCGCATCGCTGAAGCAGGCACCGATGCCGTGCTGGTCCAAGACCTCGGCTTAGTCGATCTCATTCGCCGCACCGCCCCGGATCTGCCCATTCATGCGTCGACCCAAATGACGATGACCAGCGCCGAGTGCATCGCGGAGATTGAAGATCTCGGCATCGAACGGGTTGTGCTCGCCCGGGAACTCTCGGTTAACGAGATCAGCAAGATCCACGAAAACACGACCATGCCGCTGGAAGCGTTTGTTCACGGGGCTTTATGTGTCGCTTACAGCGGGCAATGTCTCACCAGCGAATCGCTCGGCGGACGCAGTGCCAATCGCGGCCAGTGCGCGCAGGCATGCCGCTTGCCCTACGAGTTGATCTGCGATGGCACCGACATCGACCTGGGGGATCAAAAGTATTTGCTCAGCCCGCAAGACCTGGCCGCGTATGCCTTGGTGCCGGAACTGCTGGCCGCTGGGGTCGTATCGCTAAAGATTGAAGGGCGGCTGAAAACGCCAGAGTATGTCGCCAACATCACCCGGCATTACCGCCAAGCAATCGACTCGGCTCTGGCTGGCAAACCGGTGACGTTCACGCCTCGCCAGGTCGAAGAGATGGAGCTCTCCTTTTCGCGCGGCTTTTCCCCCGGTTGGCTGCAAGGCTGCGATCACAAGATGCTGGTCCCTGCCACCAGCAGCGCCAAACGGGGCGTGCTGGTCGCCGAAGTGGTGGCAATTGACGATCGGCGTAAACGGGTCAAGCTCGAACTCTTTGGCCGCTTGAAAGCGGGCGATGGAATCGTCTTTCAAGGCGATCGCGCCGCCGGGAAAGAGCAGGGGGGACGCGTCTTCACCGTCAGCCAAAAAGGACGCCGCGTCACCGGCGAAGTCGCCAGCGGCGTGGTCGAAGTCGACTTCCCCCGCGGTTCGGTCGACTTTCAATTCCTGCAGCCAGGCCTGCAAGTTTGGAAAAGCGACGATCCAGCCCTCACCCGCGAGCTACGCAAATCGTTCAGCGGCGAACTGCATGGCCGCGACCTTCCCCTCACGATCGAAGCCTCAGCCCGCGTCGGTCAACCGCTACGTATTGTGGTCAACTGCGAAACGCTCGGCACCTTCTCCCTGCAAACCGAACAACCGCTGGAAGAAGCCCGAAAGCACCCACTAAGCGAAGCTTCGCTGCAAGAACAACTCGCGCGGCTGGGTGGTAGCGGCTATATCCTCAGCCAACTTTCCGCCAAGATCGCTGGCAACCCGATGGTTCCGCTGAGCATCCTCGGCAAGCTCCGCAAGGAGATGGTCGCCCAACTCGATGAAGCCCGACACACAATGGCCAAACGCGGCCGTGAAATCACCGGCGACCTGGTTCTCGGTCCTCTCCGAGCCGATGTCGAACCAGCCCGCGTCGAACCGACCGAACCCCAACTGATCGTCCTGACACGTTCCCTGCATCAACTGGAAGCGGTGTTGGCTACCGGCATGAAGACCGTGTATGCCGACTTCCAAGACATTCGCGAGTACAAACAGGCCGTTCCTTTGGCGCGGGAAGCCGGCGCCCAGACATGGCTGGTCACGCCCCGCATTCAAAAGCCGGGCGAGATGGGCATCTTCAAAGCAATGGCCAAGCATGCTCCCGATGGAATCGTTACGCGAAATCTGTCTGGGCTGAAGTTCTTCACGCAACTCGGCCTGCCCTGCGTGGCCGACTTTTCGTTCAACGCGGCGAACGAGCTGACCGTCGATTCGCTGCGTCAGCGCGGGGCGATTCGCGTCACGCCGTCGTACGATTTGAATCGCGACCAATTGTTGGTCATGGCCGAAAACTGTGCTGCCCATCTGTTGGAACCAGTCATTCACCAGCACATGCCAATGTTCCACATGGAGCACTGTGTCTTCTGTAGTGTCCTTTCCCCCGGTACCAACAAGACCAACTGCGGTCGCCCCTGCGACGAGCACGAAGTCAAGCTGCGCGATCGCGTCGGGGCCGAGCATCCCTTGAAAGCGGACGTCGGTTGCCGCAACACGCTGTTCAACAAAACGCCGCAAAGTGGTGCCGAAATTGTGCAGCCGCTGATCGAGCTAGGCGTACGGAACTTCCGTGTCGAACTGCTGAACGACGATCCGCCACACGAAATTGCCCGCGTGATCGATCTGTACCGAGACCTTCTCGCTGGCCGTGTCACGGGCGAAGAAGTTTGGTCGAAGCTCAGCGCACTCAATCGCGTGGGCGTAACGCGTGGTACACTAGAACATGACCGCGACCCGTTAGCGATCATTTGA
- a CDS encoding glycosyltransferase family 4 protein produces the protein MKILQIISGFGVNGAIIQCLRLAVAQAERGHEVILVGRNDSWIQQQLEGTGVRFMPSRLKRWPLRDLREMARWIDAEQVDIVHTHNTSAQIFGLMLKLFTKIPVVATAHHTKMHAYWALKDFVIANSDHTRQMELTWNRVHPKKVETVRALIDHAPIPENSEQLRQQWREDNDFSPSDKLIGIVGDVCPRKNHLLLLKALPEVLRQVPEAKVAVIGNRCPIYIKKVRSQVKRLGLKQAFRFINFQADIPAVMRAIDLLVACPTQEAFGLTPPEAMAAGKPVVATRIGGLVESVAHGVNGLLVPSQNAPALSQAIIQVLSDDQLAQQFGQAGQARFQEMFDNDRNVIRHEEIYSDVIRRVMKREVASLKISPVLPTAPILPRKITSAL, from the coding sequence ATGAAAATTCTCCAAATCATCTCTGGCTTCGGCGTCAATGGAGCGATTATCCAGTGCCTTCGGCTGGCCGTCGCCCAAGCAGAACGTGGCCACGAGGTAATCCTGGTAGGACGCAATGATTCATGGATTCAGCAACAACTAGAAGGGACCGGAGTTCGCTTCATGCCGTCGCGGCTCAAACGTTGGCCGCTGCGTGATTTGCGAGAGATGGCTCGCTGGATCGACGCCGAGCAAGTCGATATCGTCCACACCCATAACACCAGTGCCCAGATCTTTGGGCTGATGCTCAAGCTATTCACGAAAATCCCCGTGGTTGCCACGGCGCATCACACCAAGATGCACGCTTATTGGGCGTTGAAAGATTTCGTGATCGCCAATTCCGATCATACCCGCCAAATGGAGCTGACCTGGAATCGGGTTCACCCCAAGAAGGTAGAAACGGTCCGGGCCCTGATCGATCATGCCCCGATCCCTGAAAATAGTGAACAACTCCGGCAACAATGGCGAGAGGATAACGACTTCTCGCCCAGTGATAAGCTGATTGGGATTGTGGGGGATGTTTGTCCGCGTAAAAACCACCTGCTGCTTCTTAAGGCCCTGCCTGAAGTTTTACGGCAAGTGCCCGAGGCCAAAGTAGCCGTGATCGGCAATCGTTGCCCGATCTACATCAAAAAGGTTCGCTCGCAAGTCAAGCGGCTGGGGCTGAAACAAGCGTTTCGCTTTATCAATTTCCAAGCCGATATCCCAGCCGTGATGCGGGCAATCGATCTACTGGTGGCCTGCCCCACGCAGGAAGCCTTTGGCTTGACGCCCCCAGAAGCGATGGCAGCCGGCAAACCGGTCGTTGCCACACGTATCGGCGGCTTGGTAGAAAGCGTGGCTCACGGCGTGAACGGCTTGCTCGTCCCGAGCCAAAATGCCCCAGCGCTATCGCAAGCAATTATCCAGGTGCTTTCCGACGACCAACTGGCTCAGCAGTTTGGCCAAGCGGGCCAGGCACGTTTTCAAGAAATGTTCGATAACGATCGCAACGTTATCCGCCACGAAGAAATCTATTCGGATGTCATTCGCCGCGTGATGAAACGGGAAGTCGCTTCATTGAAGATCTCCCCCGTCCTACCTACGGCTCCGATTCTGCCTCGCAAGATCACTTCTGCGCTCTAA
- a CDS encoding DUF885 domain-containing protein, producing the protein MPNFSARLALLTTTIFALISPLLLGQEPAAENSASAKLHALFEEDWQWRMDNYPTWGTALGDKRGNDRWTDMSREAIDLRQKHPHELLEKLKQIDPSQLSGQDLLSYELFEYELNNELAGEKFPAELLALDQLDGPQFRLPQTAEQMPFDTVEDYENYLARLSSYPKFLDQITALLQEGIEKRWVQPPGPLASIPKQIGGQLKADATDSPLYKPFQEFPESISEADQARLKEAGKKAIAQQVFPAMLKFKEFVEDEYLPNGADVIGAAALPNGREYYAYKARSSTTTDLTPQEIHEIGLSEVKRIRGEMEKVIRESGFQGDFDDFVKFLKSDPQFYYTEADDLMLGYRDIAKRVDAQLPKLFVTLPRLPYGVRTFPDYEAPNQTSARYYPGSIEAARAGFFMANTYALDSRPKYEMEALTLHEAVPGHHLQIARAQELTDLPRFRRHGHYTAFVEGWALYAESLGEEMDFYQTPYDKFGQLTFEMWRACRLVVDTGMHNMGWSRQQAITFFQENSGKSPLEVAVEIDRYIVWPGQALAYKIGELKIKQLRAKAEQELGDDFDIRQFHNALLDNGALPLPILERVIDRWIAQQKSS; encoded by the coding sequence ATGCCCAATTTTTCCGCTCGTCTGGCCCTACTAACCACCACGATTTTCGCGTTGATTTCGCCTCTGTTGCTGGGGCAGGAACCGGCTGCCGAAAACAGTGCCTCGGCCAAGCTGCATGCCTTGTTCGAGGAAGACTGGCAGTGGCGAATGGACAACTACCCCACTTGGGGCACCGCCTTAGGGGACAAACGGGGCAACGATCGCTGGACCGATATGTCGCGCGAGGCGATCGATCTTCGCCAGAAGCATCCGCACGAACTGCTGGAAAAGCTCAAACAAATTGATCCGAGCCAACTCAGTGGGCAAGATCTCCTTTCGTACGAATTGTTCGAGTACGAACTCAACAACGAACTTGCAGGCGAGAAGTTTCCTGCCGAGCTCTTGGCCCTCGACCAGCTAGATGGTCCCCAATTTCGCTTGCCGCAGACGGCCGAGCAAATGCCTTTCGACACCGTCGAAGACTACGAAAACTATCTCGCCCGGCTAAGCAGCTATCCGAAATTTCTCGATCAAATCACCGCTCTGCTGCAAGAAGGCATCGAAAAACGCTGGGTGCAGCCGCCTGGTCCGTTGGCCAGCATTCCGAAGCAAATCGGCGGACAATTGAAAGCCGACGCGACCGATAGCCCGTTGTATAAGCCGTTTCAGGAATTCCCTGAGTCGATCTCCGAGGCCGACCAAGCTCGGCTGAAGGAAGCCGGCAAAAAGGCCATCGCTCAGCAGGTTTTCCCCGCGATGCTCAAGTTCAAGGAATTTGTCGAGGACGAGTATCTGCCCAACGGAGCCGACGTGATTGGTGCCGCTGCCCTGCCCAATGGTCGCGAATATTATGCCTACAAAGCCCGTAGCTCCACGACGACCGACCTGACGCCGCAAGAGATTCACGAGATTGGTCTCAGCGAAGTGAAGCGGATTCGGGGCGAGATGGAAAAAGTGATTCGCGAGTCGGGCTTTCAGGGCGACTTCGACGACTTCGTCAAGTTTCTGAAATCAGATCCGCAGTTCTATTACACCGAAGCAGACGATCTGATGCTGGGCTATCGCGATATCGCCAAGCGTGTTGATGCTCAGCTTCCGAAGTTGTTCGTCACATTGCCTCGCTTGCCGTACGGCGTACGGACATTCCCTGACTACGAAGCCCCCAACCAGACTTCGGCCCGTTACTATCCAGGCTCGATCGAAGCCGCGCGAGCCGGTTTCTTTATGGCCAACACTTACGCGTTAGATAGCCGTCCGAAGTACGAAATGGAAGCGTTGACCCTACACGAAGCGGTTCCCGGTCATCATCTGCAAATTGCGCGTGCCCAGGAACTAACCGACCTACCACGCTTCCGCCGACATGGACACTACACCGCGTTTGTCGAAGGGTGGGCGTTGTATGCGGAATCGCTGGGGGAAGAAATGGACTTCTACCAAACCCCCTACGACAAGTTTGGCCAACTCACATTCGAGATGTGGCGAGCTTGCCGCCTGGTAGTCGATACCGGGATGCACAATATGGGCTGGAGTCGCCAGCAAGCAATCACCTTCTTCCAAGAGAATAGCGGCAAGAGCCCGCTGGAAGTCGCCGTCGAGATCGACCGCTACATCGTCTGGCCTGGTCAGGCATTGGCTTACAAAATTGGCGAACTGAAGATCAAACAGCTGCGTGCCAAGGCCGAACAAGAACTAGGCGATGACTTTGACATTCGCCAGTTCCATAACGCCCTACTCGACAACGGGGCCTTACCGCTGCCCATCTTGGAACGCGTGATCGATCGCTGGATTGCCCAGCAGAAGTCCTCCTAG